The Dehalobacter sp. genome window below encodes:
- a CDS encoding potassium channel family protein — translation MFKERYDRIFYLLLFASCILLSLVMHYDIFIQDPLTVLLDVVKFTLLWGLLILVIFILLSNITFDLSYSTLYGVIHYKVIYILVSTFLYQIVLLYMLSGYRLEYDYGLIYFSIIIIDNIVLLLFIAVGIYRTVTRPLRRLSPIRRLLGTIILLFFWEIIIILNMSVFLMLINIYDPNSLKYEGEISIVSLVYFVVTTFASVGYNDITPATKIAQIYSAIVSLLGYTYSIGFVSILIATLLGNHKIFSSSTKHRFKLHKPDKEAIHKYFIKNL, via the coding sequence GTGTTTAAAGAGCGTTATGACCGTATATTTTATTTATTATTATTTGCATCATGTATTTTGTTATCTTTAGTTATGCATTATGATATATTTATTCAAGACCCTTTAACTGTTTTACTAGATGTTGTTAAATTTACTTTACTATGGGGTCTTTTGATATTAGTAATATTTATCTTATTAAGTAATATAACTTTTGATTTATCATATAGTACTTTATACGGTGTAATTCACTATAAAGTTATTTATATTTTAGTATCAACATTTTTGTATCAAATAGTTTTGTTGTATATGCTATCCGGATACCGTTTAGAATATGACTATGGACTTATATATTTTAGTATAATTATTATTGACAACATCGTTCTATTATTATTTATTGCAGTAGGCATATATAGAACTGTAACAAGGCCCCTAAGAAGATTAAGTCCCATAAGAAGATTGTTGGGAACTATAATATTACTATTTTTTTGGGAAATTATAATCATTTTAAATATGTCAGTATTTTTGATGTTAATAAATATTTATGATCCTAATTCTCTTAAATATGAAGGAGAAATATCTATTGTATCATTAGTTTATTTTGTTGTTACCACATTTGCATCGGTTGGCTATAACGATATTACACCTGCAACTAAAATTGCACAAATATATTCTGCAATTGTTTCACTTCTCGGTTATACCTATTCTATTGGTTTTGTAAGCATACTTATTGCTACTTTACTTGGAAATCATAAAATATTTAGTAGTTCTACTAAACATCGTTTTAAGCTGCATAAGCCGGATAAAGAAGCCATACATAAGTACTTTATTAAAAACCTCTAA
- a CDS encoding site-specific DNA-methyltransferase: MPEASGIPVYCAYDEIAEITTLVPNPRNPNTHPEKQVQLLAKIIKNQGWRAPITVSNRSGFIVRGHGRLLAAQLLGVEQVPVDRQDYATEAEEWADLIADNRIAELAEMDDALLKDLLVDLNVSEFDIELTGFYAKDIDQLIAQFQLPAEIQEDDFDAEAEAAKIKDPITKPGDIWALGNHRVMCGDATALADVEKLMCGKTANMIFTDPPYNVDYTGKTEEALKIKNDKMRNEEFYKFLYDSFLNMFTFTVPGGAVYICHADSEGLNFRKALIESGWLMKQCIIWVKNSIVMGRQDYHWQHEPILYGWKPGSSHNWYSGRKESTVWNFDKPLRNAEHPTMKPVGIPAKAIQNSSKPGDIVLDLFGGSGSTLIAAEQTGRVSYLMEIDPIYCDVIILRWEQFTGCKAERLGFAA, translated from the coding sequence ATGCCCGAAGCCAGCGGAATACCAGTTTACTGTGCATATGATGAAATTGCCGAGATAACTACCTTAGTCCCAAACCCGCGCAACCCAAACACCCACCCGGAGAAGCAGGTCCAGCTTCTCGCCAAGATAATCAAAAACCAGGGCTGGCGTGCACCAATAACCGTTTCTAACAGAAGCGGTTTTATTGTTCGCGGCCATGGGCGGTTACTAGCGGCGCAGCTCCTGGGTGTGGAGCAGGTACCAGTGGACCGGCAGGATTATGCTACTGAAGCTGAAGAATGGGCGGATCTCATAGCTGATAATAGAATAGCAGAACTGGCAGAGATGGATGACGCCTTATTAAAGGATCTCCTGGTAGATCTGAACGTAAGCGAATTTGATATTGAATTGACCGGTTTTTATGCTAAAGATATCGATCAGTTAATAGCCCAATTTCAACTGCCGGCTGAGATCCAGGAAGATGATTTTGACGCTGAGGCTGAGGCAGCAAAAATTAAGGATCCAATAACAAAGCCTGGAGATATATGGGCTCTCGGAAACCATAGGGTTATGTGTGGGGATGCAACAGCTCTCGCAGATGTAGAGAAACTGATGTGTGGGAAAACAGCAAATATGATTTTTACCGACCCACCTTACAATGTCGACTATACCGGCAAAACAGAGGAAGCATTAAAGATAAAAAATGACAAGATGAGAAATGAGGAGTTCTATAAATTCCTCTATGATTCATTCTTAAACATGTTTACATTTACCGTCCCAGGAGGGGCGGTTTATATTTGTCACGCTGACTCGGAGGGACTAAACTTCCGCAAAGCTTTAATAGAATCAGGATGGCTAATGAAGCAGTGCATTATCTGGGTCAAAAATTCTATTGTCATGGGGCGCCAGGATTATCATTGGCAGCATGAGCCGATCCTGTATGGATGGAAGCCTGGTTCATCTCATAATTGGTACAGCGGAAGAAAAGAGTCAACCGTATGGAACTTTGATAAACCTTTAAGAAATGCCGAACACCCAACAATGAAGCCTGTGGGTATTCCAGCTAAGGCTATTCAAAACTCCAGCAAACCGGGAGACATTGTATTAGACTTATTCGGGGGCTCGGGTTCAACGTTAATCGCCGCGGAGCAGACCGGACGGGTTTCTTATCTTATGGAAATAGATCCTATCTACTGCGATGTGATTATTTTAAGATGGGAGCAGTTTACCGGCTGTAAAGCTGAGAGACTAGGATTTGCTGCATAA
- a CDS encoding transposase codes for MARGKWDDVKACFHEIEKWLKQGLVEYQIFKNLGIGKTTWEAYKKKHPELIELLKKGREIQISEVENALFKNATGYYYYVDEAIKVKDPDGGEHVEKVRLQKFKPPETGAIAFFLKNKNKRDWADNPQMIDLKKEELEIRKAESEFKAW; via the coding sequence GTGGCTAGGGGTAAGTGGGATGATGTTAAAGCCTGTTTTCACGAAATAGAGAAGTGGCTCAAGCAGGGTCTTGTAGAGTACCAGATATTCAAAAACCTTGGAATAGGAAAGACCACCTGGGAGGCATATAAAAAGAAACATCCTGAACTTATTGAACTGCTTAAAAAGGGCAGGGAAATACAGATTAGCGAGGTTGAGAATGCCCTGTTTAAAAACGCGACAGGGTATTACTATTACGTTGATGAGGCAATAAAGGTCAAAGATCCCGATGGAGGGGAGCATGTTGAAAAAGTCAGACTCCAGAAGTTTAAGCCTCCTGAAACCGGGGCGATAGCATTTTTCCTGAAAAACAAGAACAAGCGGGATTGGGCTGACAATCCGCAGATGATAGATCTTAAGAAAGAAGAACTGGAAATACGAAAAGCAGAATCAGAGTTTAAGGCGTGGTGA